CCTTTCATCCCAAGGCGACGCCTACATCGTCCTGAGCCTGCAGCCGCTTGGCCACCGGGAGCATGATGCCCTGGCTCGCGGCGAGGCCCTCATGCTGGAAGTGGGAAGGTGGTATCTTGTCAATGGGTTTAATGAGATCCCGCGGGCATGGCAAGAGTGGCTCATCAATGACTATAAGCAAATCATCGAGGCCAGTCAGAGACATCAGGCGAGGCTGCGCGCCCGGCAGGCGGCCCTGGCAGAGGCCCTGCTCGCTCAGGCAGAACAGGAGGCTCTCACTCCGGCCCAGGAAGCGCTACTAGCGACCCTGGAGCGCACCATCCACTTGACACGCGAGATTGAGAAGGCTAACGAGGAGAGCAAACAGCCCATCTTCTACAGGCAGGTCGATGCCGCCGGTGAGGCTCGCTACAGCAGCCGCGATATCTATATATTTAGCTTGGTCGATCCTTCCCAGGCAGCGCAGTTAGAGCGCGGCCTCTTTCTGGCGCTGGAAGAGCGCAGAGAGCTACGCGGCCATGTCCTGGACGTTCAGGGCGATCGCTTCATCGTTCAGTTTGAGCACGCTATCGATCTCGATGATCTGCGCCCGCCGAAAGCCTTCCTGCTGCTTGGCAGTGAGGCAGCCTTTCGCGTGCAGCAGGAGGCCATCGAGAGGCTGCGCATCGGAGAGGCAGAGAATCCTTCTCTGCTGGCGGTCCTGGCAGAAGGTCGCTATCAGCCCTATTCAGAACCTCTGCCCCAACCTCACCCGCACCTCAACGCGGCTCAGGCGACCGCCTTCCGGCGGGCTTTAGCTGTCAAGGATCTGCTGCTGGTGCAGGGACCGCCGGGGACGGGCAAAACGCATACGATCAGTGAGATTGTGCGCGCTTGCGCCCGCCGAGGTGAGCGCGTGCTGGTAACCGCGCGTACGCATAAGGCGGTCGATAACGTGCTCCAGAGCCTTCCTCGGGAGCTGGATATCTTGCGTGTCGGTCAGGAGCTGCTGGTCTCGCCAGAAGTGAGATCGCTTTTGATCGATGAGCGCGCCCGTTCGTTGCAGACTAGCCTGCTCAAGGCAACTGCAGAGCTGCTCCAGGCGTACGAGAAGCTGGCCGCACACCAGGATGAGATCGATCGTTTTGTGGCACTGGGTCCTCGGATTCAGGCGCGGCTCGCAGAGCTGAACGCTGCCTGTAGGATGAGCTGGATGCGCTATAGCCAGGAACAGCAGCGCCTACAGGCAATGTTCAGCCAGGAGCGCGAGTCTCTCCAGCAGCGTTATGCCGCGAGTCAGCAGCAGCTGGAGAAGATCCGCCGGCGCGGTGAGCGCCTGACTCGCAGCGTCACCAGGGCCAGGAGTCGTCAGCATTGGCCGCTGCTGGGCGCTTTCTGGCGCTGGCGCCTGCCGCGCTTGCAGCGGCGCCTGAGAGAGCTGCAACAGGCTTTTCAGACCACCAGTGGGCAGTTACAGCAGCTAGCCTCTCATCTGGCTGTCCTGGACAGACGCTTTGCTCAGCTTGAGCAGGAGGAGCCGCTCATCTCTCTGCGACGCCGCTACGAGCAGGCAGCGAGCGCTTTCCAGCAGGAGCAGGAGCATGCCTCACGCCAGCTCAACCGCCTTCTGATGGACTTGAGGGCGCTGTTTCCAGCTCAGGAATTACCCGCGCTGGCCAGCGATTATGCTTCGTTGTTGCAGTCGCTACAGGACTTTGCGCAGGGCTGGTCGCTTCGCCTGCGTTCTCTCTTCACCCACCGGCTGCAGTTGTTACGGGACTGGCATCATACGCTGGAGGTTCGTCACCAGGACCTTTATCCGTCTCTGTTGCGTATGGCTAACGTGATCGGCGCTACCTGCATTGGCTCGGCGACGGCACGCATTCTTTCCGATGTGACCTTTGATCTGGTGCTTGTCGATGAGGCGGGTCAGATCAGTCTCGCTGATCTGCTAGTACCGCTGGTGCGCGGCAAACGCGCTGTGCTGCTCGGCGACCATCAGCAGTTGCCGCCGATCGTCGATCAGACGGTGCGCCAGCGCCTGGCTGCTTTGAGCCAACAGGCGGCGATAGGCGAAGAAGAGGGCGGCGAGGAGGCGGTGAGCGATATTGAAACGCTGCTCTCTAAGAGCATGTTCGAGATGCTGGTTGAGCGGGTTGATGAGCAGCATTTCGTCATGCT
This genomic interval from Thermogemmatispora onikobensis contains the following:
- a CDS encoding DEAD/DEAH box helicase is translated as MQESSFKLRVLVLVVGKLALILPELRRRYPAWPANVERLQEELERSYSRIPVLVRPDRERGQPYLLLCTGTYALKVVLSSQGDAYIVLSLQPLGHREHDALARGEALMLEVGRWYLVNGFNEIPRAWQEWLINDYKQIIEASQRHQARLRARQAALAEALLAQAEQEALTPAQEALLATLERTIHLTREIEKANEESKQPIFYRQVDAAGEARYSSRDIYIFSLVDPSQAAQLERGLFLALEERRELRGHVLDVQGDRFIVQFEHAIDLDDLRPPKAFLLLGSEAAFRVQQEAIERLRIGEAENPSLLAVLAEGRYQPYSEPLPQPHPHLNAAQATAFRRALAVKDLLLVQGPPGTGKTHTISEIVRACARRGERVLVTARTHKAVDNVLQSLPRELDILRVGQELLVSPEVRSLLIDERARSLQTSLLKATAELLQAYEKLAAHQDEIDRFVALGPRIQARLAELNAACRMSWMRYSQEQQRLQAMFSQERESLQQRYAASQQQLEKIRRRGERLTRSVTRARSRQHWPLLGAFWRWRLPRLQRRLRELQQAFQTTSGQLQQLASHLAVLDRRFAQLEQEEPLISLRRRYEQAASAFQQEQEHASRQLNRLLMDLRALFPAQELPALASDYASLLQSLQDFAQGWSLRLRSLFTHRLQLLRDWHHTLEVRHQDLYPSLLRMANVIGATCIGSATARILSDVTFDLVLVDEAGQISLADLLVPLVRGKRAVLLGDHQQLPPIVDQTVRQRLAALSQQAAIGEEEGGEEAVSDIETLLSKSMFEMLVERVDEQHFVMLTEQYRMPERIARFVSAQFYGNRLRTASLPRLWHARCESDPLFPASFTFIDTAEMESSYRMERGHYYNDAEARIIVELVLRALQQGRDWRIIVPYQEQAAYIRELLRQAASEYGLELQALIATVDSFQGGESDLVLYSFTRSNRRHAIGFLQEHRRLNVALTRAREQLILVGDSDTLLNAMSGGRPAEDFRRLMRDLLEYARCQGECLSFRTCRARLARGSVA